From Solea senegalensis isolate Sse05_10M linkage group LG16, IFAPA_SoseM_1, whole genome shotgun sequence:
TGAAACTCTAAAACAggggttcccaaacactgggtcgtgACCCACAGAAGGGTCACGCGACATATTCTTTGggtcccaaaacaaaacaaatttgcaAACGTTTAGTGAAGATTCAtgtgtatattatttatgttcaaaTTAACGGACCCACTTCATTCACATTTcttgtaaataatacatttgttgttacaagtttgggaaacactgctctagaACGGGGGTTAGAGGGCTAAAGTTAAACCTTAAAAATGGGCCGTgagttattgtattttatggtACTGAACAAAAGAGGCAAGCGAATACTGGAATCCCAGGTTTCTTTTATTAAATCTTATTAcattaataataagaataagaattaaATAACAACTTTCCTGTATGTTTATGTCtaaaattgttctttttttctacatGTCATATCATTACTTTTAAAGTGCAGGTAACTTGTGGTTATAATACGCAACTCCttatatgtgttgttgagttgatgattcattttatatcgcttatttttttttaaaaatagaatatatATGTTTTGAAACGACAGTAAAAAgatcagtgttgttgtgttctgtgtgtcCTGCGCCCTCTGCTCTCAGTTACAATGCATGGTGTCAGAGCTGAAGACGGGTTTCACCAGTGCTCTGCTGGAGCTCAGTCAGATCCAACATGGAGACACGTTCCtgagggaggagctggagcagaaCAGGAGGAGCTGCCAGAAGAAAGCTCTGCGCCTCGAGGCTCTGGTGGAGTCGCTGAgggtgagggaaaaaaaacaacatttttatttttattccgcTAATGTAGTTAAGCTTGtttagttgtaaatcacagacagatatttttgttgttgttttgcaggaGGAGCTGAGTGTGATGCAGCGTCAGATTCTGCAGCTGCACAGTCACGGTCAAAGATCTCAGCAGGAAGTGAAGAGCACCACATCCAAACAGAAAGAACggtaaaacacacatttacatttttttgattttgattttttgatTGGAATAcctttgtattgtttttcatataaataaatgaaagtgtgGATAAGCTGCAGCTtttgtgagaaaatgaaaacaaaaaacatttgattaagATTAAGGCTCATTTAGGAAACAGCAATAAACagcaattcatacaatcagatGATTATacacatattgtatatatatatatatatatatgtacacactaACAAAAGAGCAgccaaactaaaataaatatactcAAAACAAAGCGATAATAACAGCAGGATTATagattaaagacacatttcctAAAGTGTGTATTTAGGGCGAGCGGCTGGTTTGATCGTTAATTAACGAAAATAACAAaagctaaaatgaaaaaaaacatttgtgttaactgttataaaaataaaaacataatccttttgggtttatataaagaaaaaatttttttttccctctgccggcaattttaaactaaaactaagcatttacaaaaacaggtcaaaagacgaatatatatatatgtatatatatatatatatatatatatatatatatacatatatgtatatatatatgtatatatatatgtgtatatatatatatatatatatatatatatatatatatatatatatatatatatatatatatatatatatatatatatatatatatgtagtgtgggcagtatattcaatttctataATAATCCTTCATAAAAAAGGTACAATAGCTTATTATTCACACATTTCCCTTGTGTCCTACTGTTGTGCAGCAACAGTGACGCAGCAGAGGCGTGTGGTGGGCGGAGTCAGTGTGAGTGTTCATCTGCTCCGCCCGCCTGCTTGTCCAGAGggaaactgctgctgcactgtttCCTGCAGGGACTCAAAGCAGGACTGAGTGAAGGCACAGGTgagttatatacatatacacaatatgtatacatatatatatatatatatatatatatatatatatatatatacatatacactatatactatatagaCTAACCAAACCTAAAAATGTGTTCCTGTTAAGATGCGCGAcaccaggtggcgctgcagCTTTTACACTCAGAGTGGGAGTATGTTTCCACCTTAAATCAGCTGTACGACCAGTACAAGACTCCGCCCACTCACCAGATGGCCGTGGAGCCGTAGtaagtgagacacacacacacacacacttcataacAACGTATAGAATCAAATATATCAGGCCATTTTCCTCCAGCAgatcaaaggtccagtgtgtaagaactagtgacatctactggtgagactgcagattgcaacacaAAAGTACTTATTGATAGTACATTAAATGTTTCCTCTTTacattacacactggaccatatGATAGCCTTTAATCCCAGCTCATACTGacatctatatactgtatatgtatttttattgagGCTGCTAgagtttagttttttattgtcgtgcttttttacttatttttaatagtttttaacTTTATGATAATGTATTGTAACTGAACTTGACATAATGATGTCTTGATGTTATATTGTGGTTtgccataaaacaaacaatgtgttaaaaatggatggatgtgtttatttatttatttttcctctgtctttcttttaacATGTGTAGTTTATCCAAACAGTCTCTAAGTACAAATACGGGGATTTTCGAGATCAGGATTAGGTTTTCTTCAAACACAAGTGTAGCAATAACACTAGCTGTAacagtgtgtaaaacaaatCCTGTTTGACACTTGTTCTGTCATCGACTCAGTCAGACTTATCTCAGGTTTGTGGAGCAGCTGTTACAGCGACACCTGCTGTTCAGAAACACGCTGCAGGAGCGACTCTCTGCTGAACACTGGAAATCTCTGGTTGGAGACATTCTGGTGCAGCTGATCGGACAAAATGATGTAAGActattgtcttcttctttttttaaaaaacgatTGAAATGATTCCATCCGTTTGAACGCGGAGAGACTGAGTTTGTCCATGTTTACTTTTGTGCTGCTCAGACAGCTTTTTCAGACATGTACACTGGATACACGACCACGCTGGCGTCCTTCCTCTCACTGGAGTTCAGCAGACTGAATCGTCCAGAGAAAGGACAGAAAGCACAGGTGGGATTAAGTAATGCAAATGACGCCTTTCCAcaatacagttctagcatgactcggCTCTACATAGTCTGGTATCAGACACGTCTTTATTCCATAGTTAGGAGTTCCATTTTATACGcgacgcaaacacacacaaactagttaTTTTCTGTGTGCTGAATCATTACACAATCATTACAttactgaattaaaaataacaaatttgtacttttatttaaaccaaaatacaaagcatagcaGTGAGACCAAACAGTCCGATTCATGGTTAATATGGAATAGTTTTTTacttaatgttgtcattattttcttggaaaaaacagcatttttgattattagcatacagtatatcagtgaatggaaaatcaagcaaaaggtgtccaagaaaacaacacatataataaaccattaaactgatcattttaaccgttaattattaaacataaacattatacGTTTCAGCTTACTGTATCCACTATCGGTTGGTTTTGCTATTTATAACGAGTTCGAATGACATAGAATTTACATGCAATTACAGTGCCCTGATGTGCAAATCAGCACCacaaagaggaaggaaaacaccaacaaataacaaacacaaacaaagcacaatgacaaaagcaaaaaaaaatatgctaaaaaaaaacaatactcatTGTCTCAAAAGCGACgcgatatttcactgtatttgtttttccccaaatccaccaccaccactaataataataatacactcaAACAGCGACACATCCTGTGtgcaaccacaacaacattagtCTACTATTGTAGTTATTGGCAGATCTTGCCATGTTTGACAGTATCCCATAAAAccttttaaagccaatatctgccaataccaatcaacaaaccaaaaatcattaaaactcagtCATTTTTGGTCtcaggacatttgagaacatcgtcatttccaggtttaaaaaaaaccctgatgaacattttctgacattctatggaccaaacaatgaatCGAAAAAATAATGGAGTTAAATCGATTATGAATTCAAtcgctagttgcagctctaggaCGACCATAAAtagtgtacatatgtatgtgtttatggaGCAGTAAAGTAGGATTCACCTGTGATTTTCACACGTGGTGGATGCATTCACAACTGCGTTGAATCTTGTACTTTATTGTAATTCACTTCATCTAAGAGTCTTTCTTTGAACCACTCGAGCTATTTGTCCTTGTGTGCTTTTTCCTAAACTTTGGAAGTCGTTCACTAATAGAAACCATGACTTCAAAGACCTCAGACTGATGAGATATTTAAGAATATCTGTGATCTGATCACATAGAGATctattaaatgttaaaggaTGTGTGAATACACACAGGAATACAGTCTATAATCAGGGACACTCATCAGTGCTCCTACGTTAATTTATTCCTACATGTTtaaccagtgtgtgtgaaagaattgagttataaaactacttttaacatgttgttattgttcctaataatatgatcatgagtctgcaggttttctggcctgaatttatttgaatattttacgattattatattatcatcataaaagtacttaatGTTATCATTATGTTTCTGtgacaacaacatttttgattatTAGCATACAGTATAAATTCCTGTATCAACGCATATAAGTAGCTTCATTccaacaggaagtagccacactTTGACAGGACGTTGCCACACTTCACATGTGTAGAAGATGCAAAACCCTTTGaagtgattgtacacttatacAATCATATTTACAGGTGCTATGTTCTAATAAACCCCCGTGAAtgttccacactggaccttgaagtcactcacatgtgacacatgacGACTGTCTTGTTTCCACAGAGCGGTCACGTggacagagaggaaatgaagcTGCTCTCGCTGCTGCTGGCGCCCGTTTCTCGCATTCACAGTTACCTGAACCACATTCAGGTGAGTCCAGAGACAGATGAGCGGGAACATCtggaaaacaaagcagagcatttttaatcacattttagtcgataaataaataatgataaataattcaataataaatatttttaatgtggGGTATTTTAAGGGCTCCTTAtctaaaaataaagtcatattttacATCAGTTACTTCTAACTAAATCAAAAGTCACACTgacttctcctcttctttgttttctcgGGCAGAACTTGTTGCAGTGGACGAGTAAAGAGCATCCTGACTGCAGCCTTTTGCTCGGCACCGAGCGAGCGCTCAGAGCCATTCTGTCTCGATGTCATGTGATTCTGGAGGAGGACGTGCGGTGGGAGGACGCTGAAGCTGCGGGGCAAAGGTCAGAGACCATCAGATTTCTTTACTATGAGTCAGTGGGCCCCTGGGCACAGACAGACGGTAAAAGGGCCCCCCCTGGtttttgcaaaagaaaaatatttaattattaattattaattacagATTTCCCcaattatatgtttttttgctcataataataataacaataataataataatcttttgcatttcaatagggttcttgcaaccttgttgctcgaaccctaataatattAAGACATATAACACAAGTTAACGTTTGTTACTTTATCAAGACATCAGGGATGGATAACAGCCTCAGGGGCTCAATTAAgatatataacataacataacataacataaccagTGTTATTTGGCTCCAGGGCCTCGTTAAAACACCAGGATAGAAGCGCAGAGGCTTGGGCTTCAGGGGCCCCCTGAGCCTGGTTAGATTGTGGATGAAAAGCATCTCGTCTGACTTTGTCACGGCACTGAACAATGTGTTACTAACCGTCATTTGAAGgattaaaaagtgtttaaaaatgagggATTCTGACGAACATCCCCAGTGATGTAACCATGATGACGTCATAGACGATAAAACTAAATTATAATAActttctgtctttaatctctttgacctttgaccagcagcagctgctctgaagctgcagctgcttcaaCATCTGCAAACTGTTGCACAAGAAACCAGCAGAGCAGGAGCAGGGAGGAGTCAAACCCTGCTACTCACATGTGAGtgtcgccctctgctggccCACAATCACACTGCAGCCAAGAAAACACCTGCAGTGATTTGAACAGGGTAGagcaaaaacaattttttatatttataaatattatattagatAAATCATAATACTTTAGTTTAATTATTGTagtaaacatatttttattaaaagaagatgaaaaacatcATAGTTTCAGTTCATCGTACGTAGAAAGTAAAGAGTTTTTTTAAATCGTAAAATTAGGATTTTGAACCATTTACTTTTAAAGGAGctgcaaaacaaactaaaaaaacaagacaagctAAACATAAATCTACTCTACATAATCTAAACAATCTTTTTTgctaaatgttattattattgttgttagaTCTAATGATGATGCTATTTTATCTCAATAACTGGAATTGCGTCAAAAAAAATTGATGACTTCAATTGActactattatttatttattaatttatttgttgattGATCTGAATTACATTATTCTTGCCTTTtcttgcagaaaaaaaaaacactgtaatattctaagatataaaatattttaaaagataGAAAAGGTCAGGAGAATAACTCGCCTTCTTCTTCCCTCAGAGACGAGCAGCAGACCGCTCACCTCACCAACGGGATGGACGTCCATCACTCCATGCGCCTCGAGTGCTGGTCCTGCAGCCcggtgaggaggaagagcagtggACGAGACCGGACGTCCCTGAAACAGAAGGCCGTTCACTGTGGACACGCATACTGCTCCCTCCTCACGCCGGATCCTGCGGGATGGGCAGAGAACAGCGACTCGGGTCAGGGGACCTTCAGTCAGCCGACGGTGAAAAGCAGCAACGAGCTGGACGCGCCTTCTGGAAACCACGACCTCCAGGACTGCGAGACTGACCCCGACGACACCTCGGCCTTCGACTACTCCTCTGTGACGTCCTGCAGTCCTGACGGCACGCTGCGCAGGGACGTGACGGGCAGCAACAGTggcgaggacgaggacgaggaggaagaggaggaggaggaggaggaggacagtcAGGTGCCGGTGCTGTTGAAGCCTTCGTACAgtcagaaacaacagcagcaacagtcgtcgtcgtcgtccgcGTCCAGAGAGAGAACTGTGTGTCTGAGGTGGCAGATTCCCAGACTGACCCCTCACCCTCCTCTGAGAAACACAGCGGGCTCATGTGTGGACGCACCCAAGCCGTGTCTCATCAGCTCCCACGGACAGCGGCTGGTCAGTGTCAGGAAAGGGTCACCGCCTCTTCATCCAAAAAGTGCCTTCAGGCCAATCTGGGACGACCCGTCCAAACAGGGATCtcaggtttgtgtttgcagttcaACGTGTCCTCACACTGGGAAGAAACTTCAAATACTCTTTGTTTCGTGGTTGTCACAATTGAGAATTTAAGAATGAGGGTACATGGGGGAtaagtggctagcattgttgcctcacagcaagaaggtccaggtttgttcttcagtttcctcccaaaCGCatgcaaactggacactctgaattgaccatcGGAGtttatggttgtttgtctctgtatgttgaccctgtgatgaCCCTGTGATGACcctgtgacctgtccaggttgtgaccccgcctttcacccttatgtcagctgggttcGGCTCCAGCTCTCCacgatgtggaggataaagtggtagaagatggattaaGTATCTGCAGCCACAGCCACTTAGAAAATACACACCCATGGAAAGACACGCCCACTGACCATAACAGATtctcttctgtgacccaatCAGCATCCAGTGGGCGTGTCTTTCACACCACAGGTCTGTTTTCCTAAATGGCCGTGGTGACAGTTGGACATTCTTGGATTAAAGACATGAAGTTTGCAGACGTCACCTgtaaccaggctcctattggacgacaccagctgtcaatcacactggtgtcacactcattcactgcattatttacaaaaaaatgacctAGAGAAGACTAGAAATTAGAAATAAAGACCATTAACTCATCAGGCATCagtttttactgatgttataaattgGAGTGAGAAGTAGCAGCTCATTtaccatagacttccattcaaactaaCCAGTGtggtcgccccctggtggctatttaataTATACCTACTAGCTTTTTCCTCAGCAATCAAACCAGAAGAGTATGTCGACATCCTgtagttttattatattttatcatcACACACACGTCCTTAGACTTTGACTTtagaataaatatataaaataatacttaatagttaaaaatgttttaattctatCAACAGACAGTGGATAACTTTAAGATATCCTGTGTAAAAAACCTGGATCAGTGAAATCCAAGGTTTGCATGTTGaatgtttggaatgttttctaTTTGAAAGGGTTTTTCCGTTTACCTCTCAATAATCTTCTCGAAGCAGCTGGACTCGGCtccagagaaagagaagagaccAGGCTTCGTGCCGATCCAGGCTCCGGCGAGGCAGAGGTTCCAGGGTTTCAACCTGAGCAGAGAAAATCTCAGGTCAGTTAGTCACTCT
This genomic window contains:
- the LOC122782859 gene encoding uncharacterized protein LOC122782859 isoform X1, producing the protein MLPVHWSVSKHDLKPQRVSFLNLDSVSIYDVKGLEHIAFFLPVFLLIRAFCQQRTRIGRNLGSCSHFPCRAELFGCLATSLAEGLLAGATSEQVMKPQEAELVTEISKLQCMVSELKTGFTSALLELSQIQHGDTFLREELEQNRRSCQKKALRLEALVESLREELSVMQRQILQLHSHGQRSQQEVKSTTSKQKERNSDAAEACGGRSQCECSSAPPACLSRGKLLLHCFLQGLKAGLSEGTDARHQVALQLLHSEWEYVSTLNQLYDQYKTPPTHQMAVEPYQTYLRFVEQLLQRHLLFRNTLQERLSAEHWKSLVGDILVQLIGQNDTAFSDMYTGYTTTLASFLSLEFSRLNRPEKGQKAQSGHVDREEMKLLSLLLAPVSRIHSYLNHIQNLLQWTSKEHPDCSLLLGTERALRAILSRCHVILEEDVRWEDAEAAGQSSCSEAAAASTSANCCTRNQQSRSREESNPATHIDEQQTAHLTNGMDVHHSMRLECWSCSPVRRKSSGRDRTSLKQKAVHCGHAYCSLLTPDPAGWAENSDSGQGTFSQPTVKSSNELDAPSGNHDLQDCETDPDDTSAFDYSSVTSCSPDGTLRRDVTGSNSGEDEDEEEEEEEEEEDSQVPVLLKPSYSQKQQQQQSSSSSASRERTVCLRWQIPRLTPHPPLRNTAGSCVDAPKPCLISSHGQRLVSVRKGSPPLHPKSAFRPIWDDPSKQGSQQLDSAPEKEKRPGFVPIQAPARQRFQGFNLSRENLRSGLAQQRGSHAAATSGGGLWDDSEDSEGPCSNV
- the LOC122782859 gene encoding uncharacterized protein LOC122782859 isoform X4 produces the protein MKPQEAELVTEISKLQCMVSELKTGFTSALLELSQIQHGDTFLREELEQNRRSCQKKALRLEALVESLREELSVMQRQILQLHSHGQRSQQEVKSTTSKQKERNSDAAEACGGRSQCECSSAPPACLSRGKLLLHCFLQGLKAGLSEGTDARHQVALQLLHSEWEYVSTLNQLYDQYKTPPTHQMAVEPYQTYLRFVEQLLQRHLLFRNTLQERLSAEHWKSLVGDILVQLIGQNDTAFSDMYTGYTTTLASFLSLEFSRLNRPEKGQKAQSGHVDREEMKLLSLLLAPVSRIHSYLNHIQNLLQWTSKEHPDCSLLLGTERALRAILSRCHVILEEDVRWEDAEAAGQSSCSEAAAASTSANCCTRNQQSRSREESNPATHIDEQQTAHLTNGMDVHHSMRLECWSCSPVRRKSSGRDRTSLKQKAVHCGHAYCSLLTPDPAGWAENSDSGQGTFSQPTVKSSNELDAPSGNHDLQDCETDPDDTSAFDYSSVTSCSPDGTLRRDVTGSNSGEDEDEEEEEEEEEEDSQVPVLLKPSYSQKQQQQQSSSSSASRERTVCLRWQIPRLTPHPPLRNTAGSCVDAPKPCLISSHGQRLVSVRKGSPPLHPKSAFRPIWDDPSKQGSQQLDSAPEKEKRPGFVPIQAPARQRFQGFNLSRENLRSGLAQQRGSHAAATSGGGLWDDSEDSEGPCSNV
- the LOC122782859 gene encoding uncharacterized protein LOC122782859 isoform X2 produces the protein MLPVHWSVSKHDLKPQRVSFLNLDSVSIYDVKGLEHIAFFLPVFLLIRAFCQQRTRIGRNLGSCSHFPCRAELFGCLATSLAEGLLAGATSEQVMKPQEAELVTEISKLQCMVSELKTGFTSALLELSQIQHGDTFLREELEQNRRSCQKKALRLEALVESLREELSVMQRQILQLHSHGQRSQQEVKSTTSKQKERNSDAAEACGGRSQCECSSAPPACLSRGKLLLHCFLQGLKAGLSEGTDARHQVALQLLHSEWEYVSTLNQLYDQYKTPPTHQMAVEPYQTYLRFVEQLLQRHLLFRNTLQERLSAEHWKSLVGDILVQLIGQNDTAFSDMYTGYTTTLASFLSLEFSRLNRPEKGQKAQSGHVDREEMKLLSLLLAPVSRIHSYLNHIQNLLQWTSKEHPDCSLLLGTERALRAILSRCHVILEEDVRWEDAEAAGQSSCSEAAAASTSANCCTRNQQSRSREESNPATHIDEQQTAHLTNGMDVHHSMRLECWSCSPVRRKSSGRDRTSLKQKAVHCGHAYCSLLTPDPAGWAENSDSGQGTFSQPTVKSSNELDAPSGNHDLQDCETDPDDTSAFDYSSVTSCSPDGTLRRDVTGSNSGEDEDEEEEEEEEEEDSQVPVLLKPSYSQKQQQQQSSSSSASRERTVCLRWQIPRLTPHPPLRNTAGSCVDAPKPCLISSHGQRLVSVRKGSPPLHPKSAFRPIWDDPSKQGSQLDSAPEKEKRPGFVPIQAPARQRFQGFNLSRENLRSGLAQQRGSHAAATSGGGLWDDSEDSEGPCSNV
- the LOC122782859 gene encoding uncharacterized protein LOC122782859 isoform X3 — protein: MLPVHWSVSKHDLKPQRVSFLNLDSVSIYDVKGLEHIAFFLPVFLLIRAFCQQRTRIGRNLGSCSHFPCRAELFGCLATSLAEGLLAGATSEQVMKPQEAELVTEISKLQCMVSELKTGFTSALLELSQIQHGDTFLREELEQNRRSCQKKALRLEALVESLREELSVMQRQILQLHSHGQRSQQEVKSTTSKQKERNSDAAEACGGRSQCECSSAPPACLSRGKLLLHCFLQGLKAGLSEGTDARHQVALQLLHSEWEYVSTLNQLYDQYKTPPTHQMAVEPYQTYLRFVEQLLQRHLLFRNTLQERLSAEHWKSLVGDILVQLIGQNDTAFSDMYTGYTTTLASFLSLEFSRLNRPEKGQKAQSGHVDREEMKLLSLLLAPVSRIHSYLNHIQNLLQWTSKEHPDCSLLLGTERALRAILSRCHVILEEDVRWEDAEAAGQRDEQQTAHLTNGMDVHHSMRLECWSCSPVRRKSSGRDRTSLKQKAVHCGHAYCSLLTPDPAGWAENSDSGQGTFSQPTVKSSNELDAPSGNHDLQDCETDPDDTSAFDYSSVTSCSPDGTLRRDVTGSNSGEDEDEEEEEEEEEEDSQVPVLLKPSYSQKQQQQQSSSSSASRERTVCLRWQIPRLTPHPPLRNTAGSCVDAPKPCLISSHGQRLVSVRKGSPPLHPKSAFRPIWDDPSKQGSQQLDSAPEKEKRPGFVPIQAPARQRFQGFNLSRENLRSGLAQQRGSHAAATSGGGLWDDSEDSEGPCSNV